The Chryseobacterium suipulveris genome window below encodes:
- the trhO gene encoding oxygen-dependent tRNA uridine(34) hydroxylase TrhO translates to MQLYNTLSAEERAKLIEEAGKERLTLSFYAYAKIEDPKKFRDELFIAWNALDALGRIYVAHEGINAQMSVPAENFDAFRETLEAYDFMKGIRLNIAVEQDNYSFLKLTIKVRNKIVADGLNDETFDVTNKGIHLKAREFNSLLENPDTIVVDFRNHYESEVGHFEGAITPDVESFRESLPIINEQLKDFKEDKNLLMYCTGGIRCEKASAYFKHQGFKNVYQLEGGIIEYTRQIKEEGIESKFIGKNFVFDHRLGERITDDIISQCHQCGKPCDNHTNCANDACHLLFIQCDECKAAMENCCSAECQETIHLSVDEQVKLRKGLQVGNKIFRKGKSEALKFKRSGNVSDQPLAKAESKDIRQKLKVKKELIGKAEHYFTKSKIAQFLVEKGNIAVGDPILISGPTTGEQQLTLSEIFANGQPAQAAEKGDQITFAVPFRVRLSDQLYKILS, encoded by the coding sequence ATGCAACTGTACAACACTTTAAGCGCAGAAGAAAGAGCAAAACTTATCGAAGAAGCCGGCAAAGAGCGGCTTACTTTGTCTTTCTATGCGTACGCCAAAATCGAAGATCCCAAAAAATTTCGCGACGAACTATTTATTGCCTGGAACGCACTTGATGCTTTAGGCAGAATTTATGTTGCCCACGAAGGAATCAATGCGCAAATGAGTGTTCCTGCCGAAAATTTCGACGCTTTTCGCGAAACCCTCGAAGCATATGATTTTATGAAAGGAATCCGTCTCAACATCGCGGTGGAACAGGACAATTACTCCTTTCTAAAATTAACGATAAAAGTCCGAAATAAAATTGTAGCCGATGGTCTGAATGATGAAACCTTCGATGTTACCAATAAAGGAATTCACCTTAAAGCTCGGGAATTCAATTCCTTACTCGAAAATCCAGATACAATTGTGGTGGATTTCAGAAACCATTACGAGAGTGAAGTCGGCCATTTTGAAGGCGCAATTACTCCCGATGTGGAAAGTTTCCGCGAAAGTTTGCCGATCATCAACGAACAGCTGAAGGATTTTAAAGAAGATAAAAATCTGCTGATGTACTGTACTGGTGGAATCCGTTGCGAAAAAGCGAGTGCCTATTTCAAACATCAGGGATTTAAAAATGTCTATCAGTTGGAAGGCGGAATTATTGAATACACCCGTCAAATCAAGGAAGAAGGCATTGAAAGCAAGTTCATTGGGAAGAATTTTGTGTTCGACCACCGTTTGGGAGAAAGAATTACCGACGATATTATTTCGCAGTGTCACCAATGCGGTAAACCATGCGACAACCACACAAACTGCGCGAACGACGCGTGTCATTTATTGTTTATTCAATGTGATGAATGTAAAGCCGCGATGGAAAATTGTTGCTCCGCAGAATGCCAAGAAACGATTCATCTATCAGTTGACGAACAGGTAAAATTGAGGAAAGGTTTGCAGGTTGGAAACAAGATCTTCAGAAAAGGAAAATCCGAAGCTTTGAAATTTAAGCGTTCAGGAAATGTGTCCGATCAACCTTTAGCAAAAGCAGAAAGCAAAGACATCCGTCAAAAGCTTAAAGTTAAAAAAGAGTTGATTGGTAAAGCAGAACATTACTTTACCAAATCCAAAATCGCACAGTTCCTCGTCGAAAAAGGTAATATAGCAGTAGGCGATCCCATACTGATTTCGGGACCGACAACAGGTGAACAACAACTTACACTTTCTGAAATATTTGCTAACGGACAACCTGCCCAAGCTGCAGAAAAAGGCGATCAGATTACTTTTGCCGTTCCTTTTAGAGTTCGTCTATCAGATCAACTTTATAAAATTTTATCTTGA
- a CDS encoding T9SS type A sorting domain-containing protein, with the protein MKAKLLVLAIFYTAMYFSQNYRPLLQDGNKWYERNEEYNFDSPSPNYYYYRFINGEEVKNGITYKKIYSNLYCYTRDRYLPCTPQTNPDVFYNLLREDIAQKKVYYFDEDTNSEILLYDFSINVGDNYPNNFPFTGANSVPKLSIESIGYGDVFDRNVRIFRIEDYVGIYEGIGSSSGLLFKPGRPIFEGGNFLECFEDAFSPKSCNWVMATKETGISNALKIIYLADRGVFKIHGNSSKTYNVSFYDASGRLLDSVRIESNKEFQIKNLTKGILYYSIQSDQEVWRDKIMIH; encoded by the coding sequence ATGAAGGCAAAACTATTAGTTTTAGCGATCTTTTATACTGCTATGTATTTTTCGCAAAATTACCGCCCTCTTTTGCAGGATGGTAATAAGTGGTACGAACGAAATGAAGAGTATAATTTTGACTCACCAAGTCCAAACTACTACTATTACCGATTTATCAATGGAGAGGAAGTGAAAAACGGAATCACTTACAAAAAGATTTATTCAAATCTGTACTGTTATACACGTGACCGTTACTTGCCATGTACTCCACAAACGAATCCGGATGTTTTTTATAATTTACTGCGGGAAGATATTGCTCAGAAAAAGGTTTATTATTTTGACGAAGATACCAATTCTGAGATCTTGCTGTATGATTTTTCCATCAACGTGGGTGACAATTATCCGAATAATTTTCCATTTACGGGAGCTAATTCAGTCCCTAAATTATCAATCGAAAGCATTGGGTATGGAGATGTTTTTGATAGAAATGTCAGAATCTTTCGGATTGAAGATTACGTGGGAATTTATGAAGGAATTGGTTCGAGTTCCGGATTGCTTTTCAAGCCGGGAAGACCTATTTTCGAAGGAGGTAATTTTCTGGAATGTTTTGAAGATGCTTTTTCGCCGAAATCCTGCAATTGGGTCATGGCAACTAAAGAAACAGGAATTAGTAACGCCCTTAAAATCATTTATTTAGCGGATCGTGGAGTTTTCAAAATTCATGGAAATTCTTCTAAAACTTATAATGTCAGTTTTTACGATGCTTCAGGAAGACTGCTCGACTCTGTAAGAATTGAAAGCAATAAAGAATTCCAAATCAAAAACCTAACTAAAGGGATTTTGTATTACAGCATTCAAAGTGATCAAGAAGTTTGGAGGGATAAAATAATGATTCATTAA
- a CDS encoding GlmU family protein, with product MQLVFSDAQFWEDFLPLTFTRPVAEMRCGILTFSERWQKLLDASEISFITEDYLQEKFSKPEKKEGLFIVPNFLPTENVLNQIKELKLGEALVYENELLAAKVNMENFSLNQIEKMTDIHEELLFFKQPTDLFSFNEKAIDFDFELLTKNRNSQELSSTNGFLGDKKDLFIEEGATIEFSTLNTKTGKIYIGKNAEVMEGCNLRGPIALCEDSKFNLGAKIYGATTIGPHSKVGGEVNNIVIFGYSNKGHDGFVGNSVIGEWCNLGADTNSSNLKNNYAEVKLWNYRAKRFVNTGLQFAGLIMGDHSKTAINTQLNTGTVVGVGANIFKSGFPPNLIENFSWGGMKGDERFKLEKAYEVAEKAMARRKVPFTEIDRNVLKYIYTEL from the coding sequence ATGCAACTTGTTTTTTCCGATGCCCAGTTTTGGGAAGATTTTCTGCCGCTAACTTTCACGAGACCCGTCGCAGAGATGCGTTGCGGGATTCTGACTTTTTCCGAAAGATGGCAAAAACTTTTAGACGCATCAGAAATATCCTTTATTACCGAAGATTATCTTCAGGAAAAGTTTTCAAAACCTGAAAAAAAGGAAGGGCTTTTCATTGTTCCCAATTTTCTTCCTACGGAAAATGTGCTGAATCAAATAAAAGAGCTGAAATTGGGCGAAGCTTTGGTTTACGAAAATGAATTGCTTGCCGCAAAAGTAAATATGGAGAACTTCTCACTCAACCAGATCGAAAAAATGACCGATATCCACGAGGAGCTTCTTTTTTTCAAACAACCGACGGATTTATTTTCCTTTAATGAAAAAGCGATCGATTTCGATTTCGAACTTTTGACCAAAAACAGAAATTCTCAGGAACTTTCTTCCACCAACGGTTTTCTTGGCGATAAGAAAGATTTGTTCATCGAAGAAGGTGCGACCATCGAGTTTTCCACTTTAAACACCAAAACCGGAAAAATCTACATCGGAAAAAATGCAGAAGTAATGGAAGGTTGTAATCTTCGCGGTCCGATCGCGCTTTGCGAGGATTCGAAATTTAATTTAGGGGCGAAAATCTATGGAGCGACCACGATCGGTCCTCATTCAAAAGTTGGTGGTGAAGTCAACAATATCGTCATTTTCGGATATTCTAATAAGGGACATGACGGTTTTGTCGGGAATTCCGTAATTGGCGAGTGGTGCAATCTCGGTGCAGATACCAATTCATCCAACCTTAAAAATAATTATGCGGAAGTGAAACTCTGGAACTACCGTGCAAAAAGATTTGTGAACACCGGACTTCAGTTCGCCGGTTTAATTATGGGTGACCACTCGAAAACTGCGATCAATACTCAGTTGAATACAGGTACAGTAGTTGGTGTTGGTGCAAATATCTTCAAAAGCGGATTCCCGCCAAATCTAATCGAAAACTTCTCTTGGGGTGGAATGAAGGGCGATGAAAGATTCAAACTCGAAAAAGCTTACGAAGTTGCAGAAAAGGCGATGGCGAGAAGGAAAGTCCCTTTTACGGAAATTGATCGGAATGTTTTGAAGTATATTTATACAGAGTTATAA
- a CDS encoding type B 50S ribosomal protein L31 → MKNGIHPENYRLVVFKDMSNDEMFLCKSTAETKDTIEYEGETYPLIKMEISSTSHPFYTGKVKLVDTAGRVDKFMNKYKKFAK, encoded by the coding sequence ATGAAAAACGGAATTCACCCAGAAAATTATAGATTAGTCGTGTTCAAAGACATGAGTAACGACGAGATGTTTCTTTGCAAATCTACTGCAGAAACTAAAGACACCATCGAGTACGAAGGAGAAACTTATCCTTTGATCAAAATGGAAATCTCTTCAACTTCTCACCCTTTCTACACCGGAAAAGTGAAGTTGGTTGACACTGCAGGTAGAGTTGACAAGTTTATGAACAAGTACAAGAAATTCGCAAAGTAA
- a CDS encoding nucleotide pyrophosphohydrolase, producing MGDNITNLQNEVDDWIKNVGVRYFNELTNMAMLTEEVGEVARIIARRYGEQSEKETDKTKDLGEELADVLFVTLCLANQTGTDLQSAFDRKMKIKTERDQERHQNNEKLKEK from the coding sequence ATGGGCGATAATATAACCAACCTTCAAAACGAAGTTGACGACTGGATCAAAAATGTCGGTGTGCGCTACTTCAACGAGTTGACCAATATGGCGATGCTCACGGAAGAAGTGGGTGAAGTGGCAAGAATTATCGCAAGAAGATATGGCGAACAAAGCGAAAAAGAAACCGACAAAACTAAAGATTTAGGCGAAGAATTGGCAGATGTACTTTTTGTGACTTTATGTTTAGCCAACCAAACCGGAACCGACCTGCAAAGCGCTTTCGACCGGAAAATGAAGATAAAAACCGAACGCGATCAGGAAAGGCATCAGAATAATGAAAAGCTGAAAGAAAAGTGA
- a CDS encoding 3-phosphoshikimate 1-carboxyvinyltransferase has product MLLKKSTLKPNETIQINGSKSISNRLLILGKLFGNILSENLSDSQDTQLLQQALNSDSDHIDIHHAGTAMRFLTAFFAIQEGRTVTLTGSDRMKQRPIKPLVDALQDLGAEIYYLENDGFPPLKIIGKNLRKSLVTIPANISSQFISALMLIGGALENDLVINLTGEITSRPYLEMTLKMLRTIGIENFWEGNTIHILPDIQSEKSSHLLRFVVESDWSSASYFYSLAAIGRECINLQSFRQHSLQGDSALKEIYWENFGVNTISEGAESKISLLPEHYFSFPEKIMLDMNKCPDIAQTVCVTATILKIPFEISGLHTLKVKETDRLLALKNELFKIGCIAEITDDSITSHKFFEIKENVHIETYNDHRMAMSFAPFCLVRELYIENEEVVKKSYPEFWNDFRQILQ; this is encoded by the coding sequence TTGCTACTCAAAAAATCTACCCTTAAACCCAACGAAACCATACAGATCAACGGTTCGAAAAGCATTTCGAACCGGCTTCTTATTTTGGGTAAACTTTTTGGCAATATTCTCTCTGAAAACCTTTCAGATTCGCAGGACACCCAACTATTACAGCAAGCTTTAAACAGCGATTCCGACCACATCGACATCCATCATGCAGGAACCGCGATGCGTTTTCTTACCGCATTTTTCGCGATTCAGGAAGGAAGAACCGTAACGCTAACTGGTTCCGACAGAATGAAACAACGACCGATCAAACCTTTGGTTGATGCCTTGCAGGATTTAGGTGCGGAAATATATTATCTGGAAAACGACGGTTTTCCTCCATTAAAAATTATTGGAAAGAACCTTAGAAAAAGTTTGGTTACGATTCCTGCGAATATTTCGAGCCAGTTTATTTCAGCATTAATGTTAATCGGTGGCGCGTTAGAAAACGACTTGGTCATCAATCTGACCGGTGAAATCACTTCGCGACCTTATTTGGAAATGACGCTGAAAATGCTCAGAACCATAGGAATCGAGAATTTCTGGGAAGGAAACACCATTCATATTCTTCCCGATATTCAGTCTGAAAAAAGTTCGCATCTCCTTAGATTTGTGGTAGAAAGCGACTGGAGTTCGGCGTCCTATTTTTATTCGTTGGCGGCGATTGGCAGAGAATGTATCAACCTGCAAAGTTTCCGGCAACATTCGTTACAGGGAGACTCCGCCTTAAAAGAAATCTATTGGGAAAACTTCGGCGTGAACACCATTTCCGAAGGTGCGGAAAGCAAAATTTCGCTTTTGCCGGAACATTATTTTTCCTTTCCCGAAAAAATTATGCTGGATATGAACAAGTGCCCCGATATCGCGCAAACTGTTTGTGTAACGGCGACCATATTAAAAATTCCTTTCGAGATCAGCGGACTTCATACCCTAAAAGTGAAAGAGACCGACCGTCTTCTCGCACTGAAAAATGAACTTTTTAAAATTGGGTGCATTGCCGAAATAACTGATGATTCGATTACCTCACATAAATTCTTTGAAATCAAGGAAAACGTCCACATCGAAACCTACAACGACCACAGAATGGCGATGAGTTTCGCGCCATTTTGTTTAGTTAGAGAGCTGTACATTGAAAATGAAGAAGTTGTGAAAAAATCGTATCCTGAATTTTGGAATGATTTTCGGCAAATTCTTCAGTAA
- a CDS encoding SDR family oxidoreductase, which translates to MTIIITGTSAGIGFALAEYFGKKGHRVFGLSRKNVESEFFTSIPTDITDHLQVEKAISEILKLETRIDILINNAGMGMVGPVEDSTQEEILKLFNLNLVGSVQTMSAVLPKMREQKFGKIINISSIGSEMGLPFRGFYSASKSALDKVTESIRYEVSPWNIEVCALHLGDIKTKIAENRVKSNVSGAYQKTFDKVYELMNSHVDDGTEPLEVAEYIEKLLNKNSWKAHYYFGKFGQKIGVPLKWILPQKIYENLMKKYNKIG; encoded by the coding sequence ATGACCATCATCATCACGGGAACATCTGCGGGAATCGGATTTGCATTGGCAGAATACTTTGGCAAAAAAGGTCACCGTGTATTCGGATTAAGCAGAAAAAATGTGGAGTCTGAATTTTTCACTTCAATCCCAACCGATATTACCGATCATTTACAAGTCGAAAAAGCGATTTCCGAAATCTTAAAATTGGAAACCAGAATCGACATCCTCATCAATAACGCCGGAATGGGAATGGTCGGTCCTGTTGAAGATTCCACTCAAGAAGAAATTTTGAAACTGTTTAATCTAAACTTGGTAGGATCGGTGCAGACGATGAGTGCAGTTTTACCAAAAATGCGGGAACAAAAATTCGGGAAAATCATCAACATTTCAAGTATCGGAAGTGAAATGGGACTGCCTTTTCGCGGATTTTACTCGGCATCCAAATCGGCTTTGGACAAGGTTACGGAATCGATTCGCTATGAAGTTTCCCCGTGGAATATCGAAGTTTGCGCACTCCATTTAGGCGACATTAAGACCAAAATAGCAGAAAACCGGGTGAAATCAAACGTTTCTGGTGCATACCAAAAAACTTTTGATAAAGTTTATGAACTGATGAACTCCCACGTTGACGACGGAACAGAACCTCTCGAAGTCGCTGAATACATCGAAAAACTTTTGAACAAAAACTCCTGGAAAGCACACTATTATTTCGGGAAATTCGGACAGAAGATCGGCGTTCCTTTAAAATGGATTCTTCCGCAAAAGATTTATGAGAATCTAATGAAGAAGTATAATAAAATAGGCTAA